The Mycolicibacterium smegmatis genome has a window encoding:
- a CDS encoding ABC transporter permease, with the protein MTRFLARRLLNYVILLALASVLTFTLTSLSFDPLDSLLQRNPRPPQSTIDAKAAELGLDKPIPLRYLHWASGAVRGDFGTTVTGQPVSEELWRRIGVSLRLLLLGSILGTVIGVVVGAWGAIRQYRLSDRVVTVVSLLILSTPTFVVANLLILGALDVNSVLGFRLFEYTGETSPDAVGGSWAQFVDRLQHLVLPTLTLALGGIAGFSRYQRNAMLDVLSQDYIRTARAKGLTRRRALFKHGLRTALIPMATLFAYTVAGLVTGAVFVEKIFGWHGMGEWVVQGIATQDTNIIAAITVFTGTVVLLAGLLSDVIYAMLDPRVRVT; encoded by the coding sequence ATGACGCGGTTTCTCGCGCGCCGGCTGCTCAATTACGTGATCCTGCTGGCACTGGCCTCGGTCCTGACGTTCACGCTCACGTCGTTGTCGTTCGATCCGCTCGACAGCCTGCTGCAGCGCAACCCGCGTCCACCGCAGTCCACGATCGACGCGAAGGCCGCCGAACTGGGCCTCGACAAGCCCATCCCGCTGCGTTATCTGCACTGGGCCTCAGGAGCGGTGCGCGGCGACTTCGGCACGACGGTGACGGGCCAGCCGGTCTCCGAGGAGTTGTGGCGCCGGATCGGGGTGAGCCTGCGCCTGCTGCTGCTCGGCTCGATCCTTGGCACCGTGATCGGTGTGGTGGTGGGCGCGTGGGGAGCCATCCGCCAGTACCGGCTGTCGGACCGTGTGGTGACCGTGGTGTCGCTGCTGATCCTGAGCACGCCGACGTTCGTGGTCGCCAACCTGCTGATCCTGGGCGCGCTCGACGTGAACTCGGTGCTGGGGTTCCGGCTGTTCGAGTACACCGGCGAGACCTCACCGGACGCGGTGGGCGGTTCCTGGGCGCAGTTCGTCGACCGGCTACAGCATCTGGTGTTGCCGACGCTGACGCTGGCGCTCGGCGGGATCGCGGGTTTCAGCCGCTACCAGCGCAACGCGATGCTCGACGTGCTGAGCCAGGACTACATCCGCACCGCTCGGGCCAAGGGGCTGACCCGCAGGCGCGCGCTGTTCAAACACGGCCTGCGCACCGCACTGATCCCCATGGCGACGCTGTTCGCCTACACCGTCGCGGGACTGGTCACGGGCGCGGTGTTCGTGGAGAAGATCTTCGGCTGGCACGGCATGGGTGAATGGGTGGTGCAGGGCATCGCCACGCAGGACACCAACATCATCGCGGCGATCACGGTGTTCACCGGCACCGTGGTGCTGCTGGCGGGTCTGCTGAGCGACGTCATCTACGCGATGCTCGATCCGAGGGTGCGGGTGACATGA
- a CDS encoding ABC transporter permease: MTDTSAESARSGLHTEEFATRRTLVFRRFVRNKPAVVSLAVLVLMFVGCYALPPLLPYSYTDLDYYALQQPPSPEHWFGTTALGQDILAQVLRGMQKSMLIGVCVAFISTIIAATVGSIAGYFGGWRDRTLMWIVDVLLVVPSFILIAIVTPRLNDADRVFWLIVLLSLFSWMISSRIVRGMTMSLRSREFVVAARYMGVRSGRIIVRHILPNVASLLIIDTALNVGTAILAETGLSFLGFGIQPPDVSLGTLIADGTGSATTFPWVFLFPAGVLVLIILCSNLVGDGLRDALDPGSGGLRRKSRRKGRR, encoded by the coding sequence ATGACCGACACCTCAGCCGAATCGGCGCGCTCGGGCCTGCACACCGAGGAGTTCGCGACGCGGCGCACGCTGGTGTTCCGCCGCTTCGTGCGCAACAAGCCCGCGGTGGTGTCGCTCGCGGTGCTCGTGCTGATGTTCGTGGGCTGCTACGCGCTGCCACCGCTGCTGCCCTACAGCTACACCGACCTCGACTACTACGCGCTGCAGCAACCGCCCTCACCTGAACACTGGTTCGGCACCACGGCTCTGGGGCAGGACATCCTGGCGCAGGTGTTGCGCGGCATGCAGAAATCCATGCTGATCGGCGTGTGCGTGGCGTTCATCTCGACGATCATCGCGGCCACGGTCGGATCGATCGCCGGGTACTTCGGCGGATGGCGCGACCGCACGCTCATGTGGATCGTCGACGTGCTGCTGGTGGTCCCGAGCTTCATCCTGATCGCGATCGTGACACCGCGTCTCAACGATGCCGACCGGGTGTTCTGGTTGATAGTCCTGCTGTCTCTGTTCAGCTGGATGATCAGCTCACGCATCGTGCGCGGTATGACGATGAGCCTGCGCTCGCGCGAATTCGTCGTCGCCGCACGGTACATGGGCGTGCGCAGCGGACGGATCATCGTGCGCCACATCCTGCCCAACGTGGCGTCACTGCTGATCATCGACACCGCGCTCAACGTCGGCACCGCGATCCTGGCCGAAACCGGTTTGAGCTTCCTCGGTTTCGGTATCCAGCCACCCGACGTGTCGCTGGGCACGCTGATCGCCGACGGCACGGGTTCGGCGACCACGTTCCCGTGGGTGTTCCTGTTCCCGGCCGGGGTGCTGGTGCTGATCATCCTGTGCTCCAACCTGGTCGGTGACGGACTGCGTGACGCGCTCGACCCCGGCAGCGGGGGCCTGCGCCGCAAGTCCCGCAGGAAGGGCCGCCGATGA
- a CDS encoding dipeptide ABC transporter ATP-binding protein, with protein MSRLLEVRDLTVAFPTDTDAVHAVRGVSFDIDAREVVALVGESGAGKSATAMAVAGLLPEFAEVSGSVLLRGDELLGRSDQDMSRIRGNVIGTVFQDPMSALTPVYTVGDQIAEALQVHNRDMGRRAARARAVELLDLVGIAQPERRARSFPHELSGGERQRVVIAIAIANDPDLLICDEPTTALDVTVQAQILDVLKTARDVTGAAVLIITHDLGVVAEFADRALVMYAGRTVEQAAVGELYRNARMPYTVGLLGSVPRLGAPQGTRLIPIPGAPPALTAIPHGCPFAPRCPLAIDECTAAEPELVAVSTNSRDHRAACIRTDEVAERSASEIYHVEARPQAPEPTGDAPVVLRVQGLAKTYKLTKGAVFRRQVGEVKAVDDISFELRQGRTLGIVGESGSGKSTTLHQILDLAAPQSGSIEVLGTDVATLDRAARRTLRTDLQVVFQDPVASLDPRLPVFDVLAEPLIANGFDKSARSERVAELLEVVGLRRTDAARYPTEFSGGQKQRIGIARALALRPKIIALDEPVSALDVSIQAGIINLLLDLQDRFGLSYLFVSHDLSVVKHLAHDVAVMYKGSIVEQGPSDDVFAHPRHEYTRRLLAAVPQPDPGG; from the coding sequence ATGAGCCGCCTGCTGGAAGTGCGCGATCTGACCGTGGCCTTCCCCACCGACACCGACGCGGTGCACGCCGTGCGCGGCGTGAGTTTCGACATCGACGCCCGCGAGGTCGTCGCGCTGGTCGGAGAATCGGGCGCAGGCAAATCGGCCACCGCCATGGCCGTGGCGGGCCTGCTGCCCGAGTTCGCCGAGGTGTCCGGATCGGTGCTGCTGCGCGGCGACGAACTGCTCGGGCGATCAGATCAGGACATGTCGCGGATCCGGGGCAACGTCATCGGCACGGTGTTCCAGGACCCCATGTCGGCGCTGACGCCGGTCTACACCGTCGGCGACCAGATCGCCGAGGCGCTGCAGGTGCACAACCGCGACATGGGCCGCCGCGCCGCGCGTGCCCGCGCCGTGGAACTGCTCGACCTCGTCGGCATCGCGCAGCCCGAGCGGCGCGCCAGGTCGTTCCCGCACGAACTGTCCGGCGGCGAACGGCAACGCGTCGTGATCGCGATCGCCATCGCCAACGACCCCGACCTGTTGATCTGTGACGAGCCGACCACCGCGCTCGACGTCACGGTGCAGGCCCAGATCCTCGACGTGCTCAAGACCGCGCGTGACGTGACCGGCGCGGCCGTGCTGATCATCACGCACGATCTCGGCGTGGTCGCCGAGTTCGCCGACCGCGCCCTGGTGATGTACGCGGGCCGCACGGTCGAGCAGGCGGCCGTGGGTGAGCTGTACCGCAACGCCCGAATGCCCTACACCGTGGGACTTCTCGGCTCGGTGCCGCGTCTGGGCGCACCGCAGGGCACCCGCCTGATCCCGATCCCCGGCGCTCCCCCGGCGCTGACCGCGATACCGCACGGGTGCCCGTTCGCCCCGCGCTGCCCGCTCGCGATCGACGAGTGCACGGCCGCCGAGCCGGAACTGGTCGCGGTGTCGACGAATTCGCGCGACCACCGTGCGGCCTGCATCCGCACCGACGAGGTCGCCGAACGCTCGGCGTCCGAGATCTACCACGTCGAGGCGCGACCGCAGGCTCCCGAACCCACCGGCGACGCACCCGTGGTGCTGCGCGTGCAGGGCCTGGCCAAGACCTACAAGCTGACCAAGGGTGCGGTGTTCCGCCGCCAGGTCGGCGAGGTCAAGGCCGTCGACGACATCAGTTTCGAACTGCGCCAGGGCCGCACGCTCGGCATCGTCGGCGAATCCGGCTCGGGCAAGTCCACCACCTTGCACCAGATCCTGGATCTCGCGGCGCCGCAGTCCGGTTCGATCGAGGTGCTCGGCACCGACGTCGCGACACTCGACCGCGCCGCACGACGCACGCTGCGCACCGATCTGCAGGTGGTGTTCCAAGACCCCGTGGCCAGCCTGGACCCGCGCCTGCCGGTGTTCGACGTGTTGGCAGAACCGTTGATCGCCAACGGTTTCGACAAGTCCGCGCGCTCTGAGCGGGTGGCCGAACTGCTCGAGGTCGTGGGCCTGCGCCGCACCGACGCCGCGCGGTACCCCACCGAGTTCTCGGGCGGGCAGAAACAGCGCATCGGCATCGCCCGCGCGCTGGCGCTGCGCCCCAAGATCATCGCGCTCGACGAACCGGTGTCCGCACTCGACGTGTCGATCCAGGCCGGCATCATCAACCTGCTGCTCGACCTGCAGGACAGATTCGGGTTGTCCTATCTGTTCGTCTCCCACGACCTGTCCGTGGTCAAACACCTGGCCCACGACGTCGCGGTCATGTACAAGGGTTCGATCGTCGAGCAGGGACCCAGCGATGACGTCTTCGCCCATCCCCGGCACGAGTACACCCGGCGCTTGCTGGCCGCCGTACCGCAACCCGACCCCGGCGGGTAA
- a CDS encoding ABC transporter family substrate-binding protein: MAMTSCTSDERDIPSAGGTAEVGATNDINPQDVANLRQGGNLRLALPGFPSNFNTLHIDGNEASLGGLMRATLPRAYRVGPDGSTTVNTDYFTSVELTSTDPQVVTYTINPEAVWTDGTPITWEDIAAQIHATSGKDKAFQIASLNGSDRVASVTRGVDDRQAVVTFAEPFSEWQGMFAGNTMLLPKSSTSDPEVFNKGQLNGPGPSAGPFMVSNVDRGAQRITLTRNPKWWGEPPVLDSITYTVLDDAARIPALQNNALDATGVASLDELEIARRTPGISIRRAPSPSWYHFTFNGAPGSILADKALRQAVAKGIDRNIITTVAQRGLADDPKPLNNHIFVAGQEGYQDNSEVVAFDPEKAKAELDALGWTLKPGAQFREKDGKRLTIRDVLYDSQSTRQIATIAQNSLAQIGVELRIEAKPGSGFFTDWIIPGNFDIAQFSWVGDAFSLCCLNQIYTTDADSNFGRISSPEVDTKAIATMGELDPEKARTMANELDKLIWEEVFSLPLFQSPGNVAVRSNLANYGPAGIGDIDITKVGFMK, from the coding sequence ATGGCCATGACCTCGTGCACGAGCGACGAGCGCGACATACCGTCGGCCGGCGGAACCGCCGAGGTCGGCGCCACCAACGACATCAACCCGCAGGACGTGGCCAACCTGCGCCAGGGCGGCAACCTGCGACTGGCGCTCCCCGGCTTCCCGTCGAACTTCAACACGCTGCACATCGACGGCAACGAGGCGAGCCTGGGCGGCCTGATGCGCGCGACGCTGCCGCGCGCCTACCGCGTGGGTCCCGACGGTTCGACCACGGTCAACACCGACTACTTCACCAGCGTCGAACTCACCAGCACCGATCCGCAGGTGGTGACCTACACCATCAACCCCGAGGCCGTGTGGACCGACGGCACACCCATCACGTGGGAGGACATCGCGGCGCAGATCCACGCCACGAGCGGCAAGGACAAGGCGTTCCAGATCGCGTCGCTCAACGGCTCCGACCGGGTCGCCTCGGTCACCCGCGGCGTCGACGACCGGCAGGCCGTCGTGACGTTCGCCGAGCCGTTCTCGGAGTGGCAGGGCATGTTCGCGGGCAACACCATGCTGCTGCCCAAGAGCAGCACGTCCGATCCCGAGGTGTTCAACAAGGGCCAGCTGAACGGTCCCGGACCGTCGGCCGGTCCGTTCATGGTCTCCAACGTCGACCGCGGCGCGCAGCGGATCACGTTGACCCGCAACCCGAAATGGTGGGGCGAACCGCCCGTGCTCGACAGCATCACCTACACCGTGCTCGACGACGCGGCCCGGATCCCCGCACTGCAGAACAACGCACTCGACGCCACGGGCGTCGCATCGCTCGACGAGCTGGAAATCGCGCGCAGAACCCCCGGCATCTCGATCCGCCGGGCGCCATCGCCCAGCTGGTACCACTTCACGTTCAACGGCGCGCCCGGTTCGATCCTGGCCGACAAGGCGCTACGGCAGGCGGTCGCCAAGGGCATCGACCGCAACATCATCACGACCGTGGCGCAGCGCGGGCTCGCCGACGATCCCAAGCCGCTGAACAACCACATCTTCGTGGCCGGTCAGGAGGGCTACCAGGACAACAGCGAGGTGGTGGCGTTCGACCCGGAGAAGGCCAAGGCCGAACTGGACGCACTGGGCTGGACGCTCAAGCCCGGTGCGCAGTTCCGCGAGAAGGACGGCAAGCGCCTGACCATCCGCGACGTGCTCTACGACTCGCAGAGCACCAGGCAGATCGCCACGATCGCGCAGAACTCCCTGGCGCAGATCGGCGTCGAGCTGCGTATCGAGGCCAAGCCCGGCAGCGGGTTCTTCACCGACTGGATCATCCCGGGCAACTTCGACATCGCGCAGTTCTCGTGGGTGGGCGACGCGTTCTCGCTGTGCTGCCTCAACCAGATCTACACGACCGACGCCGACAGCAACTTCGGCAGGATCAGCAGCCCGGAGGTCGACACCAAGGCGATCGCCACCATGGGCGAGCTGGATCCGGAGAAGGCCAGGACGATGGCCAACGAACTCGACAAGCTGATCTGGGAAGAGGTGTTCAGCCTGCCGTTGTTCCAGAGCCCGGGCAACGTCGCGGTGCGCAGCAACCTGGCCAACTACGGGCCCGCGGGCATCGGTGACATCGACATCACCAAGGTCGGTTTCATGAAGTAG
- a CDS encoding alpha/beta hydrolase, whose translation MANHGRKHATLAALPGVRAVRRPVAPGADEQFDVFYVRAGRKSRHPVVLIPGGPGVASIQQYRGLRRRLATSGLDVIMVEHRGIGMSRRTDAGADLPAEAITVEQVLDDIAAVLDDAGVGTAVVYGTSYGSYLASGVGVRHPGRVAAMVLDSPVLSAHDLDEMRTAIRNLLWEGTGPDTAALAPKVRKLVETGRLTGGQLAGLLYGYGGARLLDRQLDLLLDGHTLLWRTLGRLGRVSTRKAPYRNEIDLVGRIAFRELNYAGVPDGLPLDPALEMAEMARATKFHEPFEAEPYDLTAEMPKFTWPTVVVSGGRDLITPPALAQRVASLIPGATPVCMATAAHSIVDTRERAAIAIMQAVCNGAAEQLPHTADELDALPPRMPIRLLVAAISAAVAAEGMADSVLPATS comes from the coding sequence ATGGCAAACCACGGTCGCAAGCACGCCACGCTTGCCGCGTTACCCGGGGTGCGGGCGGTCCGCAGACCCGTGGCCCCCGGCGCCGACGAGCAGTTCGACGTGTTCTACGTGCGCGCGGGCCGCAAATCGCGCCATCCGGTGGTGCTCATCCCGGGCGGACCCGGTGTCGCGTCGATCCAGCAGTACCGCGGCCTGCGGCGGCGTCTCGCAACCTCTGGTCTCGACGTGATCATGGTCGAACACCGCGGGATCGGGATGTCGCGGCGCACCGATGCCGGCGCCGATCTGCCGGCCGAGGCCATCACGGTGGAGCAGGTGCTCGACGACATCGCCGCGGTCCTCGACGATGCGGGCGTCGGCACGGCCGTCGTCTACGGCACGTCGTACGGTTCCTATCTCGCGTCCGGGGTGGGCGTGCGTCACCCGGGTCGCGTCGCGGCCATGGTGCTCGACTCCCCGGTGCTCTCGGCCCACGACCTCGACGAGATGCGCACCGCCATCCGCAACCTGCTGTGGGAAGGTACCGGTCCGGACACCGCCGCGCTGGCGCCCAAGGTGCGCAAACTCGTCGAGACCGGGAGGCTCACGGGCGGTCAGCTCGCGGGCCTGCTGTACGGCTACGGCGGCGCGCGGTTGCTCGACCGCCAACTCGACCTGCTGCTCGACGGGCACACGCTGTTGTGGCGGACGCTGGGCCGGCTCGGTCGCGTGTCGACGCGGAAGGCGCCGTACCGCAACGAGATCGATCTGGTGGGACGTATCGCGTTCCGCGAGTTGAACTACGCGGGCGTACCCGACGGCCTGCCGCTCGATCCCGCCCTCGAGATGGCGGAGATGGCCCGCGCCACCAAATTCCACGAACCGTTCGAGGCCGAACCCTACGATCTGACGGCCGAGATGCCGAAGTTCACCTGGCCCACGGTCGTGGTGTCGGGCGGGCGAGATCTGATCACCCCGCCCGCGCTGGCCCAGCGGGTGGCGTCCCTGATTCCCGGCGCGACACCGGTGTGCATGGCGACCGCCGCGCACAGCATCGTCGACACCCGCGAGCGCGCCGCGATCGCGATCATGCAGGCGGTGTGCAACGGTGCGGCCGAACAGCTTCCGCACACCGCCGACGAGCTCGACGCGTTGCCGCCGCGCATGCCGATCCGGCTGCTGGTGGCCGCGATCTCGGCCGCGGTCGCAGCAGAGGGCATGGCCGACAGCGTGCTGCCCGCTACTTCATGA
- a CDS encoding acyl-CoA dehydrogenase family protein: MTTVENAKRIIPGSPQWSALLAKIAAGAKDRDLGDENPFDEVNALKRAGFGTLRLPESLGGAGFTVPQLFSAVIDVAQADPIVAHIFRTHFWFTEERLRTSSDPVSQRWLREIADGKIFGNAFSEKGSLAVGSLVFNTRLLPDPANPGALRLSGEKFYSTGTLFADYLTVTATTDHDSVANVVIPADREGVRLVDDWDGFGQRRTGTGTTVLTDVAVSPDEVLTDAPYDADPAPTVQYASLQLFIHAVVAGILANVVDDGVALLRSRERNFSHAVAERPTDDPLLQRQLGVLASTAYVARAAVLDAAAAIGAATDSAKDGVPDADLAAEAQLKVAKVKVHLDDIAPEAATRLLELGGASAASRQRGLDRHWRNIRTITLHNPVAYKARVIGQNLLHGTPVPANAYF, translated from the coding sequence ATGACGACCGTCGAGAACGCCAAACGCATCATCCCGGGCAGCCCGCAGTGGTCGGCGCTGCTGGCCAAGATCGCCGCGGGCGCCAAGGACCGAGACCTGGGTGACGAGAACCCCTTCGACGAGGTCAATGCGCTCAAACGCGCCGGCTTCGGCACACTGCGGCTGCCGGAGTCACTGGGCGGTGCGGGATTCACCGTGCCGCAACTGTTCTCCGCGGTCATCGACGTGGCACAGGCGGATCCCATTGTCGCCCACATCTTCCGGACCCACTTCTGGTTCACCGAGGAGCGATTGCGCACCTCCTCGGATCCGGTGTCGCAGCGCTGGCTGCGCGAGATCGCCGACGGCAAGATCTTCGGCAACGCGTTCAGCGAGAAGGGATCGCTGGCCGTCGGCAGCCTGGTGTTCAACACGCGCCTGCTGCCCGACCCGGCCAACCCGGGCGCGCTGCGTCTTTCCGGCGAGAAGTTCTACAGCACCGGCACCCTGTTCGCCGACTACCTGACCGTGACCGCGACCACCGACCACGATTCGGTGGCCAACGTGGTGATCCCGGCCGATCGTGAGGGCGTGCGCCTGGTCGACGACTGGGACGGTTTCGGCCAGCGCCGCACCGGGACCGGGACCACCGTGCTGACCGACGTCGCCGTGTCACCCGACGAGGTGCTCACCGATGCGCCGTACGACGCCGACCCGGCGCCCACCGTGCAGTACGCGTCGCTGCAGTTGTTCATCCACGCGGTGGTGGCGGGCATCCTGGCCAATGTGGTCGACGACGGTGTGGCGCTGCTGCGTTCACGCGAGCGGAACTTCAGCCACGCGGTCGCCGAGCGGCCCACCGACGATCCGCTGCTGCAACGCCAACTCGGCGTACTCGCCAGCACGGCCTACGTGGCGCGTGCGGCCGTGCTGGACGCGGCCGCGGCGATCGGCGCGGCGACCGACTCCGCGAAAGACGGGGTGCCCGACGCCGACCTGGCCGCCGAGGCGCAACTCAAGGTCGCCAAGGTCAAGGTGCATCTCGACGACATCGCACCCGAGGCCGCCACGCGGCTGCTGGAACTCGGTGGCGCGAGCGCCGCGAGTCGTCAGCGTGGCCTGGACCGGCACTGGCGCAACATCCGCACCATCACGCTGCACAACCCGGTGGCCTACAAGGCCCGCGTGATCGGCCAGAACCTGTTGCACGGCACGCCGGTTCCGGCCAACGCCTACTTCTGA
- a CDS encoding LysR family transcriptional regulator: MDPQLDLNLLLALDALLDERSVGGAAERLHTSAPAMSRTLARLRRVLDDPVLVRAGREMVPTPRALALQGRVHDVVQQARAVFTPPEVPDLPNLRRTFSVQIGDGLFSHCGPRLLARVHAEAPNVTLKFVGESHEDTHSLRDGSVDIEIGQVRRTEPETIIEPLVEENWVGVARAGHELTGKRITLKRFADAEHVVFSRRGRLRGPVDDLLAEHGLRRRVVACAPSPAGGLFLIQNSDLVGMLPAGIGAQAIATFALQTFTIPLELPPLVIGMAWHPRFDADGAHRWLRDCVRSAVREPQK; this comes from the coding sequence GTGGACCCTCAGCTGGACCTCAACCTGCTGCTCGCACTCGACGCCCTGCTCGATGAGCGCAGCGTCGGTGGGGCGGCCGAGCGGCTGCACACGTCCGCCCCGGCGATGAGCCGCACCCTCGCGCGGCTGCGGCGGGTGCTGGACGATCCTGTGCTGGTGCGTGCGGGCCGGGAGATGGTGCCGACACCGAGGGCGCTGGCGCTACAGGGCCGTGTGCACGACGTCGTGCAGCAGGCCAGGGCGGTGTTCACGCCGCCGGAGGTGCCGGATCTGCCGAACCTGCGGCGCACCTTCTCGGTTCAGATCGGCGACGGTCTGTTCAGCCACTGTGGGCCCCGTCTGCTGGCGCGTGTCCACGCCGAAGCACCCAACGTCACGCTCAAATTCGTGGGCGAGAGCCACGAGGACACCCACTCGCTGCGCGACGGATCGGTGGACATCGAGATCGGCCAGGTTCGGCGCACCGAGCCGGAGACCATCATCGAACCGCTCGTCGAGGAGAACTGGGTGGGCGTCGCGCGGGCCGGCCACGAACTGACCGGCAAGCGGATCACACTCAAGCGCTTCGCCGATGCCGAGCACGTGGTGTTCTCGCGCCGCGGCCGGCTGCGCGGCCCGGTGGACGACCTGCTGGCCGAACACGGGTTGCGCAGACGCGTCGTGGCGTGTGCGCCCAGCCCGGCCGGTGGTCTGTTCCTGATCCAGAACAGCGATCTGGTCGGCATGCTGCCCGCGGGTATCGGCGCGCAGGCCATCGCCACGTTCGCCCTGCAGACCTTCACGATCCCGCTCGAGCTGCCGCCGCTCGTGATCGGCATGGCGTGGCATCCCCGCTTCGACGCCGACGGAGCGCACCGCTGGCTGCGTGACTGTGTGCGCTCCGCGGTGCGCGAACCTCAGAAGTAG
- a CDS encoding O-methyltransferase, protein MTTTLTSDPVSTVLHGLLRAEQDGDAAAFAEVGEFPLDAAPAERAELLKNVYMSVSQTGGELLYLLARATGARTVVEYGTSFGVSTIYLASAVRDNGGGTVITTELQPGKAAAAQHSFDAAGLGDLIDLRIGDARDTLAQVPRPVDLVLLDGWPDLALPVLEVLEPHLRAGTLILVDDVNLDFGGRDLHGALLDHLATCGHYRTLTLPIGDGIEACVRLTDGAKG, encoded by the coding sequence ATGACGACCACACTGACTTCCGATCCGGTTTCCACTGTGCTGCACGGCCTTCTGCGCGCCGAACAGGACGGCGATGCGGCAGCGTTCGCCGAAGTGGGTGAATTCCCCCTCGACGCAGCTCCGGCCGAGCGGGCCGAACTGCTCAAGAACGTGTACATGTCGGTCTCACAGACCGGCGGCGAACTGCTGTACCTGCTCGCCCGCGCCACCGGCGCACGCACCGTCGTGGAGTACGGCACGTCGTTCGGGGTATCGACGATCTACCTGGCGAGCGCGGTGCGCGACAACGGTGGCGGCACCGTGATCACGACCGAACTGCAACCCGGCAAAGCCGCTGCGGCACAACACAGTTTTGACGCCGCCGGCCTCGGCGACCTGATCGACCTGCGCATCGGCGACGCGAGGGACACCCTGGCACAGGTGCCGCGACCGGTGGACCTGGTGCTCCTCGACGGCTGGCCGGACCTGGCGCTGCCAGTGCTCGAGGTTCTCGAACCACACCTGCGTGCGGGCACGCTGATCCTGGTGGACGACGTCAACCTCGACTTCGGCGGCCGCGATCTGCACGGCGCACTGCTCGACCATCTGGCGACATGCGGGCACTACCGGACGCTGACACTGCCGATCGGTGACGGCATCGAGGCGTGCGTGCGCCTCACCGACGGCGCGAAAGGCTAA